The following are encoded together in the Desulfofalx alkaliphila DSM 12257 genome:
- a CDS encoding glycosyltransferase encodes MTVYGFLSWYVFIYPFYISVVWVVLGLYYWWRRERDPDKERSNWPDHWPPVTILVPCYNESASIAATCTSLMILSYPNYKVVFINDASTDDTAAIIEGMMRHNKNFHLINLEENGGKARALNYGLDTVTSSITVVIDADTLLTPSALKYLVAPFCTQPRLGAVTGNPFALKRNNLLEKIQTAEFSSIISLIKRAQRVVGRVFTVSGCAAAYRTEVLKEVGGFSPYTATEDIDITWRMQRHFYEVWFMPQAIAFIQCPATVKEYWKQRKRWALGGWHLLRTHKGIFKDLRYRYLYPAYLETVLSFFWSFVFVLGSVFWVTTYLFELAPMGVSPIPAWLGALISIACIVQMATSIFINRRYDPTLYRSFFWVPVYIFFFFVVGALTIVWTAPKGIFGKLEHAGKWESPERRTLGA; translated from the coding sequence ATGACAGTATACGGTTTTCTTAGTTGGTATGTTTTTATTTATCCTTTTTATATAAGTGTAGTATGGGTCGTTTTAGGGCTTTATTACTGGTGGCGTCGGGAAAGGGACCCAGATAAAGAAAGAAGCAACTGGCCCGATCATTGGCCGCCTGTGACTATTCTTGTGCCTTGCTACAACGAGTCGGCCAGTATTGCTGCCACTTGCACTAGCTTAATGATTCTATCCTATCCCAATTATAAAGTGGTATTTATTAATGATGCTTCCACCGACGATACAGCAGCAATTATAGAAGGTATGATGCGCCATAATAAAAATTTTCACCTTATAAATCTTGAAGAAAACGGCGGTAAGGCCCGGGCTTTGAATTACGGCCTGGACACTGTGACAAGCTCAATAACAGTAGTAATTGATGCCGATACCCTACTTACCCCTTCAGCACTAAAATACCTTGTTGCCCCATTTTGTACCCAGCCGAGGCTGGGCGCAGTTACTGGCAATCCTTTTGCCCTTAAACGTAATAATCTTCTTGAAAAAATACAAACTGCAGAGTTTTCGTCCATCATTAGCTTGATTAAACGTGCTCAAAGGGTTGTTGGACGTGTGTTTACCGTATCCGGCTGTGCCGCTGCCTATAGGACAGAGGTGCTGAAAGAAGTGGGCGGCTTTTCGCCCTATACTGCCACTGAAGATATTGATATTACTTGGCGTATGCAGCGCCATTTCTATGAAGTTTGGTTTATGCCGCAGGCAATAGCTTTTATCCAGTGTCCGGCCACGGTCAAGGAATACTGGAAGCAAAGGAAACGCTGGGCCTTAGGAGGCTGGCACCTTTTGCGTACACATAAAGGTATATTTAAAGACCTTAGGTACCGCTATCTCTATCCAGCCTACCTGGAGACGGTTTTGAGTTTTTTCTGGTCCTTTGTATTTGTATTGGGATCAGTCTTTTGGGTTACCACATATCTATTTGAATTAGCACCAATGGGGGTTAGCCCGATTCCGGCCTGGCTTGGGGCCCTTATCTCCATTGCCTGTATTGTCCAAATGGCAACATCCATATTCATTAATAGACGTTACGATCCCACACTGTACCGGTCTTTTTTCTGGGTTCCCGTGTATATTTTCTTTTTCTTTGTTGTCGGTGCATTAACCATAGTGTGGACAGCACCAAAGGGCATTTTTGGCAAACTTGAGCATGCCGGTAAATGGGAAAGCCCTGAGCGGAGGACTTTAGGTGCTTAG